The DNA segment CTGCACAGGGTCTGTAAGGCCTGATACTGTAAGGCAGTATAGGGACAATCATCCGTCCCCTCCAGTTCAATACCAATACTAAAATCATTGCAATTAGAGCGCCCCTGAAACTCGGATTCCCCGGCATGCCATGCCCGTTTATTCAACGGCACAAACTGGGTAATCACCCCGGCCCGATCAATCAGGCAGTGACTGGAAACCTGTAAGTCTCTTAAGTCATCAAAGCTGGGGTGGGCATCACAGTCCAGACAGTTAGTGAAAAGCCTCTCAATATAGCCACTGCCAAACTCACCGGCGGGCAGGCTGATGTTGTGGATAACCAATAAAGAGATCTCTGACGCTGATGGGCGAAGATTGCAATTTGGGGAGATTACCTGATGTACATCTACTAACCAGTGGTCGGCGCTATGGATCACTAAGAGAGTCCCTGGAATTTTTTTCGGATGGTAGAAGGATAGCACAGCGATAAACTGTTGTATTTGATATTAGCTCAATAGATCACACACTAAAAACTGGTACACTTCCTCAATGTCATTTAACATCGACTGGATTAGTCCATGCACCTTAACAGCAACATGAGATCAAGGCCTCAACGGAGAACCAAATGGGTTCAGTCAGAAAATTCCTTCACCAAAGCAAGTTACCAGACCGAGAGCCTCACCACTCCAGACTTTTTATAGATCTTGCCGAAAATATTCATATACATCACCGGGAATACAGAACGGTATTTTCTCTGGATGAGTATTTTGAATATGCCGATATTCTTGCGACATCGACAGAAGATGTTAGAAATTTTCTGGAACAAAACCCGGATTACGCTGAACAGGAATTTCCCACCACCATTATGATTGCTGGAGGCAAAGAGCGACAACTCAAATTTCTTGAAAACTCTCCATCACCTAATAAGTCAACTTACTTTGCCAATGAACTGGCTATCGAATTACAAGATGTCTATGTAACAGATGAAATCCACATCCATTATAGAGACTTTAGGATAGGCCTTGACCGAGAGCGATTTAGAGCGATTGCTGCCGGTTTTGCCGAAGCAGTGGAACAACTCAATGAATT comes from the Oceanicoccus sagamiensis genome and includes:
- the ampD gene encoding 1,6-anhydro-N-acetylmuramyl-L-alanine amidase AmpD, whose translation is MLSFYHPKKIPGTLLVIHSADHWLVDVHQVISPNCNLRPSASEISLLVIHNISLPAGEFGSGYIERLFTNCLDCDAHPSFDDLRDLQVSSHCLIDRAGVITQFVPLNKRAWHAGESEFQGRSNCNDFSIGIELEGTDDCPYTALQYQALQTLCRQILSAYPAITVDRIVGHCDIAPGRKTDPGAAFDWALFRDLLS